Proteins from a single region of Crassaminicella profunda:
- a CDS encoding Na+/H+ antiporter NhaC family protein has product MEIGWLSLLPIVLAIILAFTIKDVFISLLTGIIVSGIILDVKNKSLSLGFNSIYKVFQDDYAAKSILFCLIIGGFVYVIEASGGVHGMVEYLTKKKQVVKSQRGVQLITYFIGILMFIDATSSVVISGVAARPLFDYFHVSREKLAYITDSTSSPVAWLVPFNSAGAFLIAMISAQVSAGTLDVDPMNTIIATIPFQLYGIVSILIVGVVIFLDKDGIKENKTVNNKSTKIVYDGNYTPKIKNILVPIILLVGLIVGIMIVTGDGSTGIYIGVIMTLILTGIYYVVQGVTDLKTYSEWVIKGMSNYLGVTMILTLAFAFSNLVSELGTGAYIASISGSINPIFIPAMVFVLGAIMSFATGTSGGTVGILIPIVFPMAVSLQVAIPVVLGAIISGGLFGDHCSPISDSTILSSMIAEVQVMDHVTTQMPYALIAATISCVGFLILGVVI; this is encoded by the coding sequence ATGGAAATTGGTTGGTTATCGCTGTTACCAATAGTATTAGCCATTATATTAGCATTTACAATCAAGGATGTCTTTATTTCTTTGTTAACAGGAATTATTGTCTCAGGTATCATTCTAGATGTTAAAAATAAATCACTCTCTTTAGGTTTCAATAGTATATATAAAGTTTTTCAAGATGATTATGCTGCTAAATCCATTTTATTTTGTTTAATAATTGGAGGATTTGTATATGTAATTGAAGCATCTGGTGGTGTGCATGGGATGGTTGAGTATCTAACGAAGAAAAAGCAAGTGGTAAAGTCTCAAAGGGGAGTACAATTAATTACGTATTTTATTGGTATACTTATGTTTATTGATGCGACCAGCTCTGTTGTAATTTCAGGTGTTGCTGCAAGACCATTATTTGACTATTTTCATGTATCAAGAGAGAAATTAGCTTATATAACGGATTCTACATCTTCTCCTGTTGCTTGGTTAGTACCCTTTAATAGTGCTGGAGCATTTTTAATAGCAATGATTAGTGCTCAAGTTTCAGCGGGTACTTTAGATGTAGATCCTATGAATACAATTATTGCGACAATACCGTTTCAATTGTATGGGATTGTATCTATACTCATAGTGGGTGTTGTAATTTTCCTAGATAAAGATGGAATTAAGGAAAATAAAACTGTGAACAATAAATCAACAAAGATTGTTTACGATGGCAATTATACACCCAAAATTAAGAATATATTAGTACCAATAATTCTATTAGTGGGTTTAATAGTTGGAATAATGATTGTAACGGGTGATGGATCTACTGGCATTTATATTGGGGTTATTATGACATTGATTTTGACAGGCATATATTATGTTGTACAAGGCGTTACAGATTTAAAAACTTATTCTGAATGGGTTATAAAAGGTATGTCAAACTATTTAGGAGTAACTATGATTTTAACTCTAGCTTTTGCATTTAGTAACTTAGTTAGTGAGTTAGGGACTGGTGCATATATTGCATCTATAAGTGGGAGTATTAATCCGATTTTCATACCTGCTATGGTCTTTGTTTTAGGTGCAATCATGTCTTTTGCTACAGGAACAAGTGGAGGAACTGTAGGAATTTTAATTCCAATTGTTTTCCCTATGGCAGTTTCGCTTCAAGTTGCAATTCCTGTTGTTCTTGGTGCTATCATTTCAGGAGGTTTGTTTGGAGATCACTGTTCACCCATTTCGGACTCAACCATATTATCGTCTATGATTGCTGAAGTACAAGTGATGGATCATGTTACAACTCAAATGCCATATGCATTGATTGCAGCTACAATAAGTTGTGTTGGATTCCTTATTTTAGGGGTTGTCATTTAA
- a CDS encoding 4Fe-4S binding protein, which produces MEIKEIYKLIENIGVFVFSTINGDEVHSRIAHFNGCDDDGIYFRTMMNKPFGKQLIETGKVTVCGITNNKCLGYEEDGTPNFPPSYTIRLIGHVKRVAPEIIKEKSKTNKAFLSAANDIDKYPAMAEGNFVLYRAKGEIFDVDFDCINRDHKLLRKRFSFGGAPFNPAGVIITDKCIECGKCKEVCTFKAIEEGSPFKIRENRCDDCGSCLLACPVNAIEESLIF; this is translated from the coding sequence ATGGAAATTAAAGAAATTTATAAACTTATAGAAAACATCGGGGTATTTGTTTTTTCAACGATTAATGGAGATGAAGTACATTCAAGAATAGCTCACTTTAATGGATGTGATGATGATGGAATCTATTTTAGAACAATGATGAATAAACCATTTGGGAAACAATTAATTGAGACAGGAAAAGTGACAGTCTGTGGAATAACAAATAATAAATGTTTAGGATATGAAGAAGATGGTACTCCCAACTTTCCACCAAGTTATACAATACGCTTGATTGGACATGTTAAAAGAGTAGCACCAGAAATTATAAAAGAAAAATCAAAAACGAATAAGGCATTTTTGAGTGCTGCTAATGATATTGATAAATACCCTGCTATGGCAGAAGGAAATTTTGTGTTATATAGAGCAAAGGGAGAAATTTTTGACGTAGATTTTGATTGTATTAATCGAGATCATAAACTTTTAAGAAAAAGATTTTCCTTTGGAGGAGCTCCCTTTAATCCAGCAGGTGTGATAATTACAGATAAGTGTATTGAATGTGGCAAATGTAAAGAGGTGTGTACTTTCAAGGCAATTGAAGAAGGCTCTCCTTTTAAGATACGAGAGAACCGCTGTGATGATTGTGGAAGCTGCCTATTGGCATGTCCAGTTAATGCAATTGAAGAGTCTTTGATATTTTAA
- a CDS encoding helix-turn-helix domain-containing protein, whose translation MKKVERIQFKFTKKRLLGFEIIPFKEFLKPSKMPILIKPYRIEFYNIIFVVKGEGLHEIDFVEYPYHTGDLILISKDRVHRFHYNENLEGYFIMFTEEFLYEFLGDNTVEILDLFKQTYMNPIVKFLSKTQSLENDQLRLLYNFYSQRDMELRVEIISSTFRTLMLLIKQKYLKIDKVIKQKNNNIFLQFANLVDKHMKEIKTVESYADMMYVSKKTVNLMTRKAVDMSAKQFIINRLILEIKRNLCFENKSIGEISDELGFTESSNMTKFFKKYAGITPKEFRKINKYE comes from the coding sequence ATGAAAAAAGTTGAACGGATACAATTCAAATTTACGAAAAAAAGATTACTTGGTTTTGAAATCATTCCTTTTAAGGAATTTCTAAAACCAAGCAAGATGCCTATTCTTATAAAACCATATAGGATAGAATTTTATAATATAATTTTTGTAGTAAAAGGCGAAGGACTGCATGAAATTGATTTTGTTGAATATCCCTATCATACTGGGGATCTCATTTTAATATCTAAGGATAGAGTACATAGATTTCATTATAACGAGAATTTAGAAGGGTATTTTATTATGTTTACTGAAGAATTCTTATATGAATTTTTAGGAGATAATACAGTAGAAATTTTAGATTTATTTAAGCAAACATATATGAATCCAATAGTGAAATTTTTGAGTAAAACACAATCCCTTGAAAATGATCAATTAAGGCTTTTGTATAACTTTTATTCACAAAGGGATATGGAATTAAGGGTTGAAATTATTAGTTCAACTTTTAGAACTCTAATGCTACTTATAAAACAGAAATATTTAAAAATAGATAAAGTAATCAAGCAGAAAAATAATAATATATTTTTACAGTTTGCCAACTTAGTGGATAAACATATGAAAGAGATCAAGACTGTTGAATCTTATGCAGATATGATGTATGTATCAAAGAAAACTGTTAATCTCATGACACGTAAAGCAGTAGATATGTCTGCAAAACAATTTATTATCAATCGTTTGATTTTAGAAATAAAGCGTAACTTATGTTTTGAAAATAAGAGTATCGGTGAAATTTCTGATGAATTAGGTTTTACTGAGTCTTCTAATATGACAAAATTCTTTAAGAAATATGCTGGTATTACACCAAAAGAATTTAGAAAAATAAATAAGTATGAGTAG